A window of Lysobacter terrestris contains these coding sequences:
- the cmk gene encoding (d)CMP kinase: protein MTDIIPVLTIDGPSGSGKGTISRLVAQRLGWHYLDSGALYRAVGVAAGWEGIDLDDHAALVRCTFDTRIEFREAGGELRVVVNGVDATDELRTETAGAAASAIAAIPEVRAALKDRQRVFRQPPGLVADGRDMGTVIFPDAAYKVFLTASAEERAERRYKQLMEKGVSVTLSGLLREILARDARDAQRAVAPLRPADDAVRIDTTGLGIDTVVEQVLALLPRH from the coding sequence ATGACCGACATCATCCCCGTACTCACCATCGACGGCCCGTCCGGCTCCGGCAAGGGCACCATCAGCCGCCTCGTCGCCCAGCGCCTGGGCTGGCACTACCTGGATTCCGGCGCCCTGTACCGGGCGGTCGGCGTGGCCGCCGGCTGGGAAGGCATCGACCTGGACGACCATGCGGCGCTGGTCCGGTGCACCTTCGATACCCGGATCGAGTTCCGGGAGGCGGGCGGCGAGCTCCGGGTTGTGGTCAATGGCGTGGACGCCACCGACGAGTTGCGGACCGAGACGGCCGGCGCGGCCGCGTCGGCCATCGCGGCCATCCCGGAGGTCCGCGCCGCCCTCAAGGACCGGCAGCGGGTGTTCCGCCAGCCGCCCGGCCTGGTCGCCGACGGGCGCGACATGGGCACCGTCATCTTCCCCGATGCCGCCTATAAGGTCTTCCTGACCGCCAGTGCCGAGGAAAGGGCAGAAAGACGCTATAAGCAGTTGATGGAAAAAGGGGTTTCCGTTACATTGAGCGGTCTGCTGCGGGAGATCCTAGCCCGCGACGCCCGTGACGCCCAGCGTGCCGTGGCGCCGTTGCGACCGGCCGATGACGCCGTCCGCATCGACACCACCGGACTCGGAATCGATACGGTCGTCGAGCAGGTGCTGGCCTTGTTGCCCAGGCACTGA
- a CDS encoding integration host factor subunit beta → MTKSELIEILSQRQAHLKGDDVDLAVKALLEMMGGALSSGERIEIRGFGSFSLHFRPPRLGRNPKTGESVALPGKHVPHFKPGKELRERVSGVTPVEESD, encoded by the coding sequence ATGACCAAGTCCGAACTGATCGAGATCCTGTCGCAGCGTCAGGCGCACCTGAAGGGCGACGACGTGGATCTGGCGGTGAAGGCTCTGCTCGAAATGATGGGCGGCGCGCTATCTTCCGGCGAGCGGATCGAGATCCGCGGCTTCGGCAGCTTCTCCCTGCATTTCCGCCCGCCGCGCCTGGGCCGCAACCCGAAGACGGGCGAGTCGGTCGCGCTGCCGGGCAAGCACGTCCCGCACTTCAAGCCGGGCAAGGAACTGCGCGAGCGCGTCAGCGGCGTGACTCCGGTCGAAGAAAGCGACTGA
- the ykgO gene encoding type B 50S ribosomal protein L36 — protein sequence MKVLSSLKSAKARHRDCKVVRRRGKVFVICKSNPRFKARQR from the coding sequence ATGAAGGTCCTGTCCTCCCTGAAGTCGGCGAAGGCCCGTCACCGCGACTGCAAGGTCGTTCGCCGCCGTGGCAAGGTCTTCGTGATCTGCAAGTCGAACCCGCGCTTCAAGGCTCGCCAGCGCTAA
- the lapB gene encoding lipopolysaccharide assembly protein LapB — MEFINEWFWFFLLLPIAAISGWVIGRRGGERHSDSQVSKLSMTYFRGLNYLLNEQPDKAIELFLHIAELDKETFETQVALGHLFRRRGEVDRAIRLHQALVQRQGLSDQQKVQALLALGEDYMRSGLLDRAETVFSDLVALDMAPLALKHLIGIYQAERDWDKAIENARRYEAATGEPMGKLIAQFECEVAERQRASGDVEASRAAVARAYEADANSVRAGMIEGRIELDAGNDPGAIRAFERVARADPDYLPEILPSLLPAYERVGDHPGARAFLAEMCEHYRGIAPVLALTQMVEADEGVSAARAYLARQLKDRPSVRGEAALIDLTLAEQADPLATLHDLKHITDQLLVRNPSYRCTRCGFGARSHHWQCPSCKEWGTVKPLLNYAVV; from the coding sequence ATGGAATTCATCAACGAGTGGTTCTGGTTCTTCCTGTTGCTGCCGATTGCCGCCATCAGCGGCTGGGTGATCGGACGCCGCGGCGGGGAACGCCACAGCGACAGCCAGGTCAGCAAGCTGTCGATGACCTACTTCCGCGGCCTGAACTACCTGCTCAACGAGCAGCCTGACAAGGCCATCGAGTTGTTCCTGCACATCGCGGAACTCGACAAGGAAACCTTCGAAACGCAGGTCGCGCTCGGGCATCTGTTCCGTCGCCGCGGCGAAGTGGACCGCGCCATCCGCCTGCACCAGGCGCTGGTGCAACGCCAGGGCCTGAGCGACCAGCAGAAGGTCCAGGCCCTGCTCGCGCTGGGCGAGGACTACATGCGCTCGGGCCTGCTCGACCGCGCGGAAACGGTCTTCAGCGACCTGGTCGCCCTCGACATGGCGCCACTGGCCCTGAAGCACCTCATCGGGATCTACCAGGCCGAGCGCGACTGGGACAAGGCCATCGAGAACGCGCGCCGCTACGAGGCCGCGACCGGCGAGCCCATGGGCAAGCTCATCGCCCAGTTCGAATGCGAAGTGGCCGAGCGCCAACGCGCCTCGGGCGACGTCGAAGCGTCTCGCGCCGCCGTCGCGCGTGCCTACGAGGCCGATGCGAATTCGGTGCGCGCAGGAATGATCGAAGGTCGCATCGAACTCGATGCCGGCAACGACCCGGGCGCGATCCGCGCCTTCGAACGCGTGGCGCGCGCCGATCCCGACTACCTTCCCGAGATCCTCCCGTCGCTGCTTCCCGCGTATGAGCGGGTCGGCGACCACCCCGGTGCGCGCGCGTTCCTCGCGGAAATGTGCGAGCACTACCGCGGGATCGCACCGGTGCTCGCGCTCACGCAGATGGTTGAAGCCGACGAGGGCGTGTCGGCGGCACGTGCCTACCTGGCGCGGCAGCTGAAGGATCGTCCCTCGGTCCGTGGCGAAGCGGCGCTCATCGACCTCACCCTCGCCGAGCAGGCCGATCCGCTCGCGACCTTGCACGACCTCAAGCACATCACCGACCAGTTGCTGGTGCGCAATCCGAGTTATCGCTGCACGCGCTGCGGCTTCGGCGCGCGCAGCCACCACTGGCAATGCCCCAGTTGCAAGGAGTGGGGCACCGTGAAGCCGCTGCTGAATTACGCGGTGGTCTGA
- a CDS encoding carbon-nitrogen hydrolase — protein sequence MKKTTLPVALIQERNHGDADANLAVIEARVAEAAKRGARLVLLQELHNGPYFCQHESVGEFDLAETIPGPSTERLGRLAKQCGVVLVSSLFEKRATGLYHNTAVVFEKDGSTAGKYRKMHIPDDPGFYEKFYFTPGDIGFEPINTSVGRLGVMVCWDQWYPEGARLMALAGAELLLYPTAIGWDPEDVQAEKDRQRNAWILSHRGHAVANGLPVLSCNRVGHEPSPLGTSGIQFWGSTHVLGPQGEFLAEANQNEPEILMCEVDMERSEHVRRIWPFLRDRRIDAYGDLLKRYRD from the coding sequence ATGAAGAAGACCACCCTGCCCGTCGCCCTGATCCAGGAGCGCAACCACGGCGACGCCGATGCCAACCTCGCGGTCATCGAGGCCCGTGTCGCGGAAGCGGCCAAGCGCGGCGCGCGCCTGGTGCTGCTGCAGGAACTGCACAACGGCCCGTACTTCTGCCAGCACGAAAGCGTCGGCGAATTCGACCTGGCCGAAACCATCCCCGGCCCCAGCACGGAGCGCCTGGGCCGGCTGGCCAAGCAATGCGGCGTGGTGCTGGTGAGCTCGCTGTTCGAGAAGCGCGCCACCGGCCTGTACCACAACACCGCGGTGGTCTTCGAGAAGGACGGCTCCACCGCCGGCAAGTACCGCAAGATGCACATCCCCGACGATCCGGGCTTCTACGAGAAGTTCTACTTCACGCCCGGCGACATCGGTTTCGAGCCGATCAACACGTCGGTCGGCCGCCTCGGCGTGATGGTGTGCTGGGACCAGTGGTACCCGGAAGGCGCGCGCCTGATGGCGCTGGCCGGTGCGGAACTGCTGCTCTACCCGACCGCGATCGGCTGGGACCCGGAAGACGTGCAGGCCGAGAAGGACCGCCAGCGCAACGCCTGGATCCTCAGCCACCGCGGCCATGCCGTCGCCAACGGCCTGCCGGTGCTGTCGTGCAACCGCGTCGGCCACGAGCCGTCGCCGTTGGGGACTTCGGGCATCCAGTTCTGGGGCTCGACCCACGTGCTGGGCCCGCAGGGCGAATTCCTGGCCGAAGCCAACCAGAACGAGCCGGAAATCCTGATGTGCGAAGTCGACATGGAGCGCAGCGAGCACGTCCGCCGCATCTGGCCGTTCCTGCGCGATCGCCGCATCGATGCCTACGGCGACCTGCTCAAGCGCTACCGCGACTGA
- a CDS encoding agmatine deiminase family protein, producing MNPASPRFPAEWESQSAVLIAWPHADTDWAERLGEVEETYIALVAAITRFQLVLICVADDDLQTYAEARLRSARIDLARVRFVPAVYDDTWLRDSGPITLVEGSSFRLLDFRFTGWGGKFEASLDDQLVEHLAQIGTFLNSSRQSIDFALEGGAIETDGAGTLLSTWQCLHERHPTAGREEITRKLAGWLQQDRVLWLDHGYLEGDDTDAHIDTLARFAGPDAIVFQACDDPADSHYAELKAMADEIAALRTRDGQPYRLFPLPWAQPVIDEGRRLAASYANFLIINGAVLMPAYGDEADARAQAVLAAAFPDREIVAVPCRALIWQNGSLHCITMQLPAGLVA from the coding sequence ATGAACCCTGCCTCCCCTCGCTTTCCCGCGGAATGGGAAAGCCAATCCGCCGTCCTGATCGCCTGGCCGCACGCCGACACCGACTGGGCCGAACGTCTGGGCGAAGTAGAGGAGACCTACATCGCCCTCGTCGCCGCGATCACCCGCTTCCAGCTGGTGCTGATCTGCGTGGCGGACGATGACCTGCAGACGTACGCCGAAGCGCGCCTGCGTTCGGCGCGCATCGACCTGGCGCGCGTGCGCTTCGTGCCCGCGGTGTACGACGACACCTGGCTGCGGGATTCCGGGCCGATCACGCTGGTGGAAGGCAGCAGCTTCCGCCTACTCGATTTCCGCTTCACCGGCTGGGGCGGCAAGTTCGAGGCATCGCTGGACGACCAGCTGGTCGAGCACCTCGCGCAGATCGGAACTTTCTTGAACAGTTCACGCCAATCCATTGATTTTGCTCTGGAAGGTGGTGCCATCGAGACCGACGGCGCCGGCACCCTGCTGAGCACCTGGCAGTGCCTGCACGAGCGCCACCCGACCGCGGGCCGCGAGGAGATCACGCGCAAGTTGGCCGGCTGGCTGCAGCAGGATCGAGTGCTGTGGCTCGACCACGGTTATCTGGAAGGCGACGACACCGACGCGCACATCGACACCCTCGCCCGCTTCGCCGGCCCGGACGCGATCGTGTTCCAGGCCTGCGACGATCCGGCCGACTCGCACTACGCCGAACTCAAGGCGATGGCCGACGAGATCGCCGCGCTGCGAACCCGGGACGGCCAGCCCTACCGCCTGTTCCCGCTGCCGTGGGCGCAGCCGGTCATCGACGAAGGCCGCCGCCTGGCCGCCAGCTACGCCAACTTCCTGATCATCAATGGCGCGGTGCTGATGCCGGCGTATGGCGACGAAGCCGATGCACGGGCACAGGCCGTGCTGGCCGCGGCCTTCCCGGATCGTGAAATCGTCGCCGTACCCTGCCGCGCGCTGATCTGGCAGAACGGCAGCCTGCACTGCATCACCATGCAACTGCCGGCCGGCCTCGTGGCCTGA
- a CDS encoding alpha/beta hydrolase, with amino-acid sequence MAAVISNRTPSISTIVRNVLPLYATRLEFLLGAWLAPEAVVRKAAHLFTRPFASSRSRALAAPTLGAAELELDVDGTRIHAYVWGDPRQQPYVLFAHGWSSHGTRVASWLQPLRAAGYAVVAFDQAGHGRSSGTHTTLPDFTCHLLAVARHFGPAAALIGHSFGGAASALALARGLEAQRAILIAPAADPLAAVERFSSLVWLPAYLGRRMFARFEQAMRFEADELQAHNNVQKIGRPALIVHDVEDREVPWSEGERYARFWRDSRLLSTRGLGHNRIADDAGVIAAALRFLRGEEVGERVVSSPNLPYGFA; translated from the coding sequence ATGGCCGCTGTCATCTCCAATCGCACGCCCTCGATTAGCACGATCGTTCGTAATGTTTTGCCGCTCTATGCCACGCGGCTGGAGTTCCTGCTGGGCGCTTGGCTGGCGCCGGAAGCGGTTGTCCGCAAGGCCGCCCACTTGTTCACCCGGCCGTTCGCCTCGTCGCGCTCGCGTGCGCTGGCCGCACCCACGCTCGGTGCGGCCGAACTCGAACTCGACGTCGACGGCACCCGCATCCATGCCTACGTCTGGGGCGATCCACGCCAGCAGCCGTACGTGCTGTTCGCGCATGGCTGGTCCAGCCACGGCACGCGCGTGGCCTCGTGGCTGCAGCCGCTGCGCGCCGCCGGCTATGCGGTGGTCGCCTTCGACCAGGCCGGACATGGCCGCAGCAGCGGCACCCACACCACGCTGCCGGATTTCACCTGCCACCTGCTCGCAGTCGCCCGCCATTTCGGCCCGGCCGCGGCTCTCATCGGACATTCCTTCGGCGGTGCCGCGAGCGCGCTGGCGCTGGCGCGCGGACTCGAGGCCCAACGCGCGATCCTGATCGCGCCGGCCGCCGACCCGCTCGCCGCGGTCGAGCGTTTCTCCAGCCTGGTCTGGCTGCCCGCCTACCTCGGCCGGCGCATGTTCGCCCGGTTCGAACAGGCCATGCGCTTCGAAGCGGACGAACTGCAGGCGCACAACAACGTGCAGAAGATCGGCCGTCCAGCCTTGATCGTGCACGACGTGGAGGACCGCGAAGTGCCCTGGTCGGAAGGCGAGCGCTACGCCCGCTTCTGGCGCGATTCCCGCCTGCTCAGCACCCGCGGGCTCGGCCACAACCGCATCGCCGACGACGCCGGCGTGATCGCGGCGGCCCTGCGCTTCCTGCGCGGCGAGGAGGTCGGCGAACGCGTGGTTTCCAGCCCCAACCTGCCCTACGGCTTCGCCTGA
- a CDS encoding GNAT family N-acetyltransferase, translating to MTLLVRPATEADIPAITSIYAVEVRDFVNTYEYDTPDEAEMLRRMRGLVGAGYPYFVAEVDGRVAGYAYASAFRARIGYRFTVENSVYVAAGVQNRGVGSALLGRLVTECEARGFRQMVAVIGESANAASIRLHERFGFRLVGTFDGIGRKQERWLDTVFMQRALGPGSEGPPSP from the coding sequence GTGACGCTGCTGGTTCGCCCCGCGACTGAGGCCGATATCCCCGCGATCACTTCGATCTACGCGGTCGAAGTGCGCGACTTCGTCAATACCTACGAATACGACACGCCGGACGAAGCCGAGATGCTGCGCCGGATGCGGGGCCTTGTCGGCGCCGGCTACCCCTACTTCGTCGCCGAAGTCGATGGCCGCGTTGCCGGCTATGCGTATGCCAGCGCCTTCCGGGCCCGGATCGGCTACCGCTTCACGGTGGAGAACTCGGTGTACGTGGCGGCGGGAGTGCAGAACCGCGGCGTCGGATCGGCGTTGCTGGGGCGACTGGTCACCGAGTGCGAGGCCCGCGGGTTCCGGCAGATGGTCGCGGTGATCGGCGAATCGGCGAATGCCGCATCGATACGCCTGCACGAGCGTTTTGGTTTTCGCCTGGTCGGGACGTTTGACGGGATCGGCCGCAAGCAGGAGCGCTGGCTGGACACGGTGTTCATGCAGCGGGCGCTGGGGCCGGGTTCGGAGGGGCCGCCCTCGCCCTGA
- a CDS encoding TetR/AcrR family transcriptional regulator: MNALTATTKGAATREAIIDRAYEIARFSGVEGLSIGPLAQAVGMSKSGVFAHFGSREDLQLAVLESAARRFGEATFITALSQPRGLPRLRAMMHNWFNWVHSNTGSCVLVASVSEYDDRPGPLREQVRRQQQSWVDILRGAIQLAIDAGHLRPGDTEQYAFELYAIALNVHHQSGLFGQEQVEKLGKQAVERWFVANSA, from the coding sequence ATGAACGCACTCACCGCCACCACCAAGGGCGCTGCCACCCGCGAGGCCATCATCGACCGGGCCTACGAGATCGCCCGGTTCTCGGGCGTGGAGGGCCTGTCGATCGGCCCGCTGGCCCAGGCGGTGGGCATGTCCAAGAGCGGCGTCTTCGCCCATTTCGGTTCGCGCGAGGATCTGCAGTTGGCCGTCCTCGAATCCGCCGCGCGGCGCTTCGGTGAAGCCACCTTCATTACCGCCCTTTCCCAACCGCGTGGCCTGCCCCGGTTGCGGGCGATGATGCACAACTGGTTCAACTGGGTGCACAGCAACACGGGCAGCTGCGTGCTGGTGGCCTCCGTCAGCGAATACGACGACCGCCCCGGCCCGCTGCGCGAGCAGGTTCGACGCCAACAACAGAGTTGGGTCGACATCCTCCGCGGTGCCATCCAGCTGGCGATCGACGCAGGCCACCTGCGCCCCGGCGACACCGAGCAGTACGCCTTCGAGCTGTACGCGATCGCCCTCAACGTCCATCACCAGTCCGGCCTGTTTGGCCAGGAACAGGTTGAAAAGCTCGGCAAGCAGGCTGTCGAGCGCTGGTTCGTCGCCAACTCCGCCTGA
- the rpsA gene encoding 30S ribosomal protein S1: MTESFAELFEQSQTNLAKLKPGSIVVGTVVDVRGDVVVINAGLKSEGIVPIEQFRNDAGEIDVGIGDEVKVALDSIENGFGETILSREKAKRSMVWDELEEALQANATITGRISGKVKGGFTVDIKDVRGFLPGSLVDVRPVRDSSYLEGKELEFKLIKLDRKRNNIVVSRRAVVESEHSEEREQLLEKLVEGAVLKGVVKNLTDYGAFVDLGGIDGLLHITDMAWKRVRHPSEVVEVGQELDVRVLKYDRERNRVSLGLKQLGEDPWDNIARRYPANTRVFGKVSNVTDYGAFVEIEPGVEGLVHVSEMDWTNKNVNPGKIVQVGDEVQVMVLDVDEERRRISLGMKQVTSNPWETFSVLHKKGDKVSGQIKSITDFGIFIGLDGGIDGLVHLSDISWNTTGEDIVRNFKKGDTLEAVVLAVDPERERISLGVKQLEQDPMGTYVATNAKGSIVKGIVKEVDAKGATVELEGGIEGYVSARDISHDRVDDASKVLKVGDEIEAKIVGTDRKGRSMQLSIKAKDQAEQAEALADYNRAAAEASSGTTKLGALLREQLGNKGE, translated from the coding sequence ATGACCGAATCATTTGCCGAACTGTTTGAACAGAGCCAGACCAACCTGGCCAAGCTGAAGCCGGGCTCCATCGTCGTCGGTACCGTCGTCGATGTGCGTGGTGACGTTGTCGTCATCAACGCCGGCCTCAAGTCCGAAGGCATCGTGCCGATCGAACAGTTCCGGAACGATGCCGGCGAAATCGACGTGGGCATCGGCGACGAAGTCAAGGTCGCCCTCGACTCGATCGAGAACGGCTTCGGCGAAACCATCCTGTCGCGCGAGAAGGCCAAGCGTTCGATGGTGTGGGACGAGTTGGAAGAGGCCCTGCAGGCCAACGCCACCATCACCGGCCGCATTAGCGGCAAGGTCAAGGGCGGCTTCACCGTCGACATCAAGGACGTCCGTGGCTTCCTGCCCGGTTCGCTGGTCGACGTGCGCCCGGTGCGCGACTCGTCCTACCTCGAAGGCAAGGAACTCGAGTTCAAGCTCATCAAGCTGGACCGCAAGCGCAACAACATCGTCGTCTCCCGCCGTGCGGTGGTCGAGAGCGAACATTCGGAAGAGCGCGAGCAGCTGCTTGAGAAGCTGGTCGAGGGCGCCGTGCTGAAGGGTGTGGTCAAGAACCTCACCGACTACGGCGCGTTCGTCGACCTCGGCGGCATCGATGGCCTGCTGCACATCACCGACATGGCGTGGAAGCGCGTGCGTCACCCGAGCGAAGTGGTCGAAGTCGGCCAGGAACTCGATGTCCGCGTGCTCAAGTACGACCGCGAGCGCAACCGTGTTTCGCTGGGCCTCAAGCAGCTGGGCGAGGATCCGTGGGACAACATCGCCCGTCGCTACCCGGCCAACACCCGCGTGTTCGGCAAGGTCTCCAACGTCACCGATTACGGCGCGTTCGTCGAGATCGAGCCGGGCGTCGAAGGCCTCGTGCACGTCTCCGAAATGGATTGGACCAACAAGAACGTCAACCCGGGCAAGATCGTCCAGGTCGGCGACGAAGTGCAGGTCATGGTCCTCGACGTGGATGAAGAGCGTCGCCGCATCTCGCTGGGCATGAAGCAGGTCACCTCGAACCCGTGGGAAACCTTCTCCGTGCTGCACAAGAAGGGCGACAAGGTGTCGGGCCAGATCAAGTCGATCACCGACTTCGGCATCTTCATCGGCCTGGACGGCGGCATCGATGGCCTGGTCCACCTGTCCGACATCAGCTGGAACACCACCGGCGAAGACATCGTGCGCAACTTCAAGAAGGGCGACACGCTGGAAGCCGTGGTGCTGGCCGTTGATCCGGAGCGCGAGCGCATCTCGCTCGGCGTCAAGCAGCTGGAACAGGACCCGATGGGCACCTACGTGGCGACCAACGCCAAGGGCTCGATCGTCAAGGGCATCGTGAAGGAAGTCGACGCCAAGGGCGCGACCGTGGAGCTGGAAGGCGGCATCGAGGGTTACGTCTCGGCGCGCGACATCTCCCACGACCGCGTGGACGACGCCAGCAAGGTGCTGAAGGTCGGCGACGAGATCGAAGCCAAGATCGTTGGCACGGACCGCAAGGGCCGCAGCATGCAGCTGTCGATCAAGGCGAAGGACCAGGCCGAGCAGGCCGAGGCCCTGGCCGACTACAACCGCGCCGCGGCGGAAGCCTCCAGCGGTACCACCAAGCTGGGTGCGCTGCTGCGCGAACAGCTGGGCAACAAGGGCGAGTAA
- a CDS encoding MraY family glycosyltransferase has protein sequence MVFWLLLHFVIALAGTWMARQYAIRRDLIDHPGERRSHDVPTPRGGGVAIVIALLVAACVLAWRQPQQIVLVAGFAVGLLLVAGIGMVDDHRPLSPWLRLGVQAVAAALFSVAVAATWGNVPLAMLAFAAVLVLTNVWNFMDGINGIAATQAALVGLGLAFVLGGVWGWLALALVAACLGFLPFNFPRARIFLGDVGSGALGFALAALLTISMAGASALPQGLILLPFSAFLIDSGLTLLRRFVRGERWWTAHAQHAYQRWVAAGRTHTVVTVAYAAWTVAAWLLVWRLTLMSEQQMTIWCMLWFAATVGVWAWLQYLHQPLDGPRAAANGKDTE, from the coding sequence ATGGTGTTCTGGCTCCTCCTTCATTTCGTCATCGCGCTGGCGGGTACTTGGATGGCCCGCCAGTACGCGATCCGGCGCGACCTGATCGATCATCCCGGCGAGCGCCGCAGCCATGACGTGCCGACCCCGCGCGGTGGCGGTGTCGCCATCGTGATCGCGTTGCTCGTCGCCGCCTGCGTGCTCGCCTGGCGCCAACCGCAGCAGATCGTCCTGGTCGCCGGCTTCGCGGTGGGGCTGCTGCTGGTCGCGGGGATCGGCATGGTCGACGACCACCGCCCGCTCTCGCCCTGGTTGCGGCTGGGCGTGCAAGCGGTGGCGGCGGCCTTGTTTTCGGTTGCCGTCGCGGCGACGTGGGGAAATGTTCCCTTGGCGATGTTGGCGTTCGCTGCCGTGCTGGTGCTGACCAACGTCTGGAACTTCATGGACGGCATCAACGGGATCGCCGCGACACAGGCCGCGCTGGTTGGGCTGGGACTGGCCTTCGTCCTGGGGGGCGTCTGGGGCTGGTTGGCGCTTGCCCTGGTGGCGGCCTGCCTCGGGTTCCTGCCGTTCAATTTTCCGCGCGCCCGCATCTTCCTGGGCGACGTCGGCAGTGGCGCCCTGGGGTTTGCCTTAGCGGCGCTGCTGACGATTTCGATGGCCGGAGCCAGCGCGTTGCCGCAAGGGCTCATCCTGCTGCCGTTCTCGGCATTTCTAATAGACAGCGGCCTGACCCTGCTGCGGCGATTCGTGCGGGGCGAACGCTGGTGGACCGCCCATGCCCAGCATGCCTATCAGCGCTGGGTCGCCGCCGGGCGTACTCACACCGTCGTGACAGTGGCATATGCAGCTTGGACAGTCGCCGCGTGGCTGCTCGTGTGGCGACTGACCCTGATGAGCGAACAACAGATGACGATCTGGTGCATGCTCTGGTTTGCGGCCACTGTGGGCGTATGGGCGTGGCTGCAGTACTTGCATCAGCCGCTTGACGGGCCGCGAGCAGCGGCAAATGGGAAGGACACGGAATGA
- a CDS encoding lipopolysaccharide assembly protein LapA domain-containing protein, producing the protein MGVIRLLVAFVCMALGAIIGALNRQATVVDLGAAQVSTTLGVALLVALLLGVLLGGSAIAASVVLPLRRQLARANRQPGSMANTGT; encoded by the coding sequence ATGGGCGTGATCCGCCTGCTTGTCGCATTCGTCTGCATGGCACTGGGCGCGATCATCGGGGCACTCAATCGCCAGGCGACCGTCGTCGACCTGGGCGCTGCTCAGGTTTCCACCACTCTGGGCGTCGCGTTACTCGTGGCGCTGCTGCTCGGCGTTCTACTGGGCGGATCGGCGATAGCGGCCAGCGTCGTCCTGCCGCTCAGGCGACAGCTCGCGCGCGCCAACCGCCAGCCTGGCTCGATGGCCAACACCGGGACCTGA